The Tachysurus fulvidraco isolate hzauxx_2018 chromosome 4, HZAU_PFXX_2.0, whole genome shotgun sequence DNA window ACTATACTTTTAAGCTAGCTAGCATGTAAGGAAATATAACTATCACAGACGCCATGCGAACATCAAAAAGTTTTGCAATACCTACAGTTATAATGCTATTTCTTTAACCTCTACACATCCATGTCCACCATCAGATTACAATGGCTTTTGGGCACATTCTGCTTTTTAAGTTGTGCGAACTTTATTCCTTGTCATCATGAGGACTTCATTTAATGCTTAAATTCACTTAACAGTTAATGCAcatgttaaaaatgaaagaaacacaCGGCTAGTTTGTGTTGTATCTGTTTTTAATGCAACATCACTAATATAACCTCCACCGCTACAGAAACAGAGCCGAAATCAAGATGCCAAGATTGTGGAGGAGAAAGCTGCAAAGATCAAGGAGTGGGTGATGCGGAAGTTAAATGAGGTTTGTGTTCTTCCACAAgtttaattgtgtgtttgtgtgtgtgtgtgtgtgtgtgtgtgtgtgtgtgtgtgtgtgtgtgtgtgtgtgtgtgtgtgtgtgttttgtatgggGTGAAGTGTGAATTTTCCTTATTGTCTCATACCTGTTTTTCTTATGGATTTAGTTTGAAGTAGAAAACACATCCTTGAAGGAAACAAACCAACAGCAGGAGTCTCAGATATTGGAACTGAAAAGACAAATTCAAGGTGTATTTATTCAAGCGTCTTTTCCTTTGTCTTAGTgcaacactacagtatatgttttgCAACCTGACTTGTAGTGTCCAGTAATACCCTTAACTAAACTGCATATATTGTGTGTCAGTCTTGGAGCAGGCTGTAGGACACAGAGGGTCAGATCACACTAAACCCGGACAGGCCCAACGCCTCAGCAGCCTGACCTTTGGTTGCTTTCATGTCCAAGGGAAGAGTCCTCAGGTGCGGACCGGCCCCATGCCAGTTCAGAGGAGCACATCTGGTCAGGCAGATcctcatacatactgtatatcttaaaacttaaaaatactTGTGAAGACTTTATAACTAATGTTGACATCTTCGATTTTGTAATCTGTACCTGTGCTTCTGGACAATGCAGCCCAAAGCTCCTTGTGGATGGAGTAAATGTGTAACCCAgactttctgtttgtttctcaaCAGACTGTGGGAATAAACAAGATACGGAGACTGAGGCTGTGTGTCCCAGCTCTGGCATGGAGCCTGAGCAGAAGAAGGAGTGTGACACTGCAGAGGACATCCTGGCTCACAGCGCTGAGGACGAAACAGAACCAAGGGAATCTAACTTTACCTGCTTAGAAGACACTGACATACAGCAGCCCATctctaaaatattttcatctcatCTAGCCGGATCAGACAATTCAGCCGAGCACAAAGCCAACGAGGACATGGTGGACATTGAGGACGGCTCCTCGGACGAGCTGAACAAGCGCTTTCGTATGCAGCGTCTAaattcttcatcctcctccagTGAGGCCAATACACCCAGCCCAGTTCTGACCCCAAAACGCCCCACACCATCCCAGGACGCACATGATACACCTGCCTCACCCAAGCAGCCTCGTCTGCGCAGCCCCAATGCCTTTAACGTTGCTCTAGCCAAAAAGCACCTAAGCCAGCCTTCAGTGGTTAGCGAAACAGTCCACGGGAGAACCCGTAATGCCATTAGCATGCTACGCCCGTTGAAGCCACAGGAGCAGGAGATGGAGACCAGTGAAAGTACAATACCCATTGAAGAGCCTTCTAAAGCCCTAGCAGAAGAGCCAAAGTCCCCTGATGCAGCTGCACCATTACCAGGGAACAAACCTCCCACTCCTCCACTGCACAGGTTCCCCTCCTGGGTTAGTAATCAGCCCATACGCTTTACTCATCTGTTCTTACTTCACATTtactaaacattatttttattgttgccTTCAGGAAAGCAGAATATACGCTGTGGCTAAATCTGGAATTCGGCTTTCAGAAACATCTCGTACAGATGTAGCAAATAAAGGTAAGTTCTAACATCTAAGGTTTCTCTCCATTTCTGTATTATTCTACACATACTTTGTCAGGCTGATTTATCGTTGATAGATTAAAATAAGAATTCTATACATCAttgtattttctgaatatttCCAGAATAAAAGAGTAAAGTCACTGGTATCTTTCagtctttttatctctcttatGCCAAATCTCATCTCAGTCTTTACTCTTTATCCAGACTCCTCCCACCCATCCTCATACCCTGCCTTCATTCTGTACACATCTCTCATCTACAAAAATATGAACACACCGGTCTACACCACAGTCAAAGGGGTAGGTATCAGTTCTATCAAGACCAGTTGAGCTTGATTCGAGCAGGAAATTTGAGTGAACGCAACAtctctggttaaaaaaaaaatgtccgtattttttttatagttttttttatccacTGATAGCATTAAAGTGGGTGATTCAATACCAGTTactgccattttttttgtttagttgctGCTAACTGGCTATGCTACTGAAAAATCACTTTCAAGCAGTGGGCTGCAAACTGACTAACATACTGAACACAAGCAGTGtgaattaataatttaaagtgTCTAAGGTTTTATAGATCCGTAATGGGTTTGTTTTATGAATCGCAaatcaaatacacaaacaaaaagtaATGGTGTACATTAATTAGGACATGTAAGAGTACTTTCACTGTGTTCCAAGTGGTCTCAGATCAATGACTCAGCGAATTTTGCGCGTCTGTCAACACAACAAATCGAACTCACATCTCTCTAAAGTGACCCACTAGTCCACCTTTAATTCAGAGGTAGTCTGAGTTCGGAATGTATGATGTCCATTTTATTTGTGCATTGGGAAAACAACTTTTAAAAATTTTCAAAATTTGCTTTAAAACTAGATAAATAATTTGAGAGTTGCTGAAttaacaaaacagacaaattaAACAGACCGTTAAATAAAATGGCTTTCTGTGGGGTCACGAGGTCACACAATAAGGGCAGAAGTGATAAGAAGCAACATGACCGATAAGATAATAATACTACTGatatatagtatgtgtgtaggtgttcctAAACAAATCCAGTCGGGTGTGATTTTCTTAGATGTGGTCAAGTTTTTGGACTGccaattagaaggttgtgagctcataTCCCATCACTGACAAGCTGCTACTCCAGGGCCCATAGACATAGggcttttttatatatttattaactgaataaaatgaatgttagtcgctttggataagggtatctgtcaaatgccagaaatgtaaaccTTTTCAGTAAATCAGTCGTCTCaacacagtgagcacagtgagccTGTTTTTCACAGCTCATGGTTTTGTGTTTGGAGGTCTACATGTTCACATGGGTTTCCTCCAAttatccaaagacatgcaactAGATGTTACAGCTACGTAGTTCTCTGAAactaatacatataaatatataatggaTAAAGGGATATTATCGGTCACCCACTCCTCATGTTGAAATTAAACCTATGCAGCGGGATATTGTCTCTTTTGCATTATCTACCATAAAGTGTTATTAAGCTCTCTTAAAGCCTAATAGTACAAATCAAATTGTTATGCTAACAGGTTggctaatgtttttttctgtatttttctgtattgctgTATTTGTTGCACCTGCTATTCCTTTTTATACAGTTTGGCCACATGAGGGCAGTATTGTCAAGCAATGACCACAGATATGGGTGTGGTGTTTTACTGGTTTTCTTCCTGTAGAGGGTGGCGCTGCTGAGTAACACTCAGTTTTCAGAGGACTCTTCCAcctcagaggaagaggaaggttCAGAGGAGTGTCAGTCAAACTCTGGGGAGGAAGAAATCGGTTTGCGTGCCTCCAGCTCCAATTGTGCCAAAAGCCAGGAAAGCTCCCTCAGAAGAGGTAGACACACAGAAACTGACCTCAGACTTGCGTGTCCCCTTACACATTACACTGTTCCCTTTGGAAAATGTCTGATGTGGGTCTCTCTCCGGTTTTAGCTGTGTCTCTTTCCTCCATGGCTTCTGAAAGTGACTATGCCATCCCTCCCGATGCCTATTCTACAGACACCGAGTACTCTGAGCCTGAGAACAAACTTCAAAAGACCTGCTCTTCCAGCAGTGACAGTGGAAAGAGTGTAtgacacatgcatacacacacatacacacacacacacaagctgctaTGGTCATGCCCATGTACATACTCACAAGAGACAATATCTTGGTCCAGGAGCCGATGGAAAAGTCTGGGTACCTGCTTAAGATGGTCAAGACATGGAAGAAAACCTGGAAACGCCACTGGTTTGTCCTGAAAGATGGAGAACTGATGTACTTCAAGTCACCGGTCAGTTCCTTGTTTATGAACCAAATACAGTGATGCTAGAAAGCTTGACCTGTTTTCAGTACTTCTTCATAAGCCTTGCTGAACCTACACCTGAATGGCCTCCCCTTCACTGAAACACCTGACgtctattattataataactgtatctataaaatataaaatgcttTTGCATCATTTGTTCAATAGGGTTCTCCTGATACACTGTTCGCATTTCAGATCATTTCAGATttacacagaaatacagaaaattgTAAAGGGTACACAGACTTTCCAGCAGTGCTGCACCTGTGTATTTAGTATGCTCATGATGCTGTCAGGGTTTCCACAGTAGGTCAAAACTGTGTGagccaagaaaaaaaagtgtgctaAGAAAATTTAATacaggttttttccccccttttctcATTTTCCTATTCCATAGAGTGATGTCATCCGTAAACCTCAAGGCCAGATTGAGCTAACCGCTTCCAGCACTATTTCTCGTGGTGATGGCAAACAAATACTTcaggtattgtgtgtgtgtgtgtgtgtgtgtgtgtgtgtgtgtgtgtgtgtgtgtgtgtgtgtgtgtgtgtgtgtggcagggaTGTACCTGAGcacaaatacattattaacattgtACAGATAACGTGTTTGAATTTTGCAACAGCCAAAAACCAAAATCATTTGAGGAAATGTGCATTTCCTATTTTCTACTGTCTTTACCGTGGATAAAATTTTGCTGTGGTGTGTATTTCTGATTTGTGATCGATTGATCTTCCTGTTCTGGTTTAAATACAGATATGAATATGTTCACAAAACGGATACAGATAATGCCACTGTGTTAGACTTCTAATGTCTAATGTGTTTGAATTCTTTCAGTCAAGAGTATAACCTGGTATCTGTGGTATCTGAGTATCTATATTTTCTTGTTCACAGGTGGTGACAGGAAAACATGTGTATAATTTAAAAGCAGACTCCCCTAACCTACTAGAGGAGTGGCTGATGGTCCTGCAGTGTGTACATAAAATCAAAGCAGCCAGTCCCCTGTTTACCCAACCCAGTGTCCGGCCAGCCATGAAGGGACATCTAACTAAGGTTTCTACTCTATCCTGCTGAAATCCtacatttctcaaaaaaaaacaaaaaaaaaaacaagcaaaatacaCTGTGTATCGTGGCTTTAGACATTTTTAGTTAGAGACTTCTGAATACACTTTAAGGTCATGTATGTAAAACAGATTTAATAGAAGATATCCATGCTATAACTTAGATGCACAGGAATGAAATATGATGTCTGTTAACCAAGGTTTTTTGATATAATTACAACATGAAGAATATGTCACATTGTATAGAAATACTAAAACCGTGCGTTTAATCCTAATATGTTTCTGCAGAGATATTTATGTAATCTTAGATGTCAAGCTTTATGTTGCACCTTGCAGGTAATACTCAGCATAATTAGCAGGGCTATGTAATTAGCAGGGCAGATTATGGACATAGTTATATAAATTAAGCACAAACTCCATAGATCCAAatacatgttgttgtttttttatgcatGGATCTGATGACATACTGTGATAAAATTGTGGATTCTGTCAACCTGCTAGGATTTTCTTGTTAGCAATGTTGGCACATCTGTATGTTTGCTTCTTTCAGATGAAGCATGACTATTCTAAGCGTGTCTGGTGTGCACTTATTGGAAAGACACTGTACTACTTTAGATGCCAGGAGGACAAGGTACAtcctgctgtgtgcgtgtgtgtgtgtgtgtgtgtgtgtgtgtgtgtgtgtgtgtgtgtgtgtgtgtgtgtgtgtgtgtgtgtgtgtgtgtgttctcatacATGTCATCCTTTCTTCCCTCAGTTTCCCCTTGGTCAGATCAGGCTAGCAGGAGCACATGTGGAAGAACTGAACTCAGATGAGGACAGTAAGAGTGGACAGTTCTCTCAGTCCACCATCTCCATTCAGATCGTGAACCAGAGCCCAACGTATCTGCACATAGATTCCCCACATGAGAAGGTAAGCGCAGTAGTAAATTTAGCCTAACTTGCTCTGCCAGTTTTAGTTGCTTTGCATTAATTATCTTGTTTGTGAAACTGACTTATATAGATGTATAAAGCTGATGAGTCAACTACTAAAACATGATACAATCAGAATACCAAAACCTTTGTagtgatagaaaaaaaaaatgaaagaaaacacagaatTACAGAAGGAAACGTGAATCTCCACTTTAATTGTAGCtattaatatcatttatttttattttttttgtactcttAAGACTTTGAGTGCAAGATGAGGGTTGGCTGCAGAAAATTTGCCCCATAGGCAATAGAGGGCTCTCCATATATGCTAACTAGTAATGTTTTATAGGCAGCATGGCTGTACCACCTGTCGGTGGCAGCGGGCATCAACGTGGGGCAGGTCGGAACTGAGTTCGAGCAGCTGGTTGGCAGATTGCACAGTGTGGACGGGGAATCGGGTATGTGTATCTTGGTTAATATTGTAAAACCTAACTGGTTCTTCACGGCTATTTTGTAGGTATGTCCGTATAAATAAGTCTCTCTGGCCAGCTATTGCATTTGCACAGGTTTCATTTTCTTCCTCAGGCTCTCAAGTGTGGAGGCATCCCATGTTGTGCTTCAGCAAGGAAGCCCTGTCCACCTCGCTCACAACTCTGCCCTCGCAGGCCTTACAGACGGAAGCCATCAAACTTTTTAAGGTCACAACCTATGCTCATTGTGCTGTAcagtttattctgttcattatactgtagatgAGCTTTGCTAACATGTTACACCCGCACCATCAATGTACCGCAGACATGCCAGCTCTTTATTAATGTGGTCATCGACACTCCAGCGATAGACTACCACGTGACACTGGCACAGTGTGCGCTGCAGATGTGTCTCACGCACTCTGAGCTGCAGAATGAGATCTACTGCCAGCTCATCAAACAGACACGCAGGAGGCAGCCTCATGGCCAGCCAGGCCCCCTGCAGGTGAGGGCAGCACTTCTATAGAAAGTGTGCATTTAAAATTGAAAGCAGTAATTGTAAACATTTGTCAGGTTATATTATGGTGGAGAAGGATTTTGTGTCTAGTTCTTTCATGCATAATCAAAACCTGACATTCATATGTAATCAACGTCTGATGTTCCTGTGCACTACCtctaatttatatataactgtAAAGGGGAACTAAATGGCTGATtacattgtgcctgtgccccAACTGTAGTTAACGTAATGGCTTGTCTGTAAAACAATCAACTGATCAATACACAGGAAGTTCTTCAGTAGGAGGTTCTAACTGTATCTTTCTATAGTTTGAAGGCCATTTGTTACCAGGTATAAAGTCTGGTCACACAGACAGTTGCTTTGGGTTAAGTTCCAGAAGACTGCTATGCTACACGAACATCTTCAATAAACACTTTTCCCCTGAACTTGGTCCAActtacttttcttttatgtATTAGAAGCATTCTAGAACGTTGGCAAGCCACCCAACGCCCGTGCAGTGAAATTTGAGGAAAATCTAACAGttgattatattataatacGCGTCCCTAGGTGGCACAGCAGCAGGATCCCGAGCTCTCATTGCCGTGGACCGGGTTCGATTTCGGgcagggagctaacccagccactggaGAGTTAattctcagtgccggtcccgaGCCCGGATAAAAATAGGAGGGTTGACTCAGAAAGGGCATCCGACGTTGTCTGCTTTGACAAACCCCAGCAGTCagcagctgaaagaagaagaaagaaagaaagaaagaaagaaagaaagaaagaaagaaagaaagaaagaaagaaagaaagaaagatagatagaaagaaagaaagatagaaagaaagaaaaacagagatagTCAACCACAGGTGCAAGTCAGTGGCAGGATGTTCTATGGGTACTGTGGCCATGCTTCTGAGAGCCAGGCTATGATCAGATGAAAGATCATGATTCTATGTCTAGTTAGTTTAGTGTCAGTTTTCTGAaggtgtgtcagtgtttatccaAACTAATAACCAGCCCTTATTTAAAGACTACATATTATTCTACCTTCTACACTGTAAGTCTTCTTCTTTTAGTTAAAGGTTTTTGCTTCCTTTTTACCAAAAGGATGATTTAAGCTTTTTCACAGTCTAGTAGCTTGCAGTGGTTTCTTAGTCTTCCACATTTTTGCCACTATTCGTTATTCTCCCACCAAGCATTCTACCATTTTGTTAAATGGCACAACAGTATTTCCCCACTCCCATTCAAAAGCAGCTTCAGCTTCTTCatcatttgtctttcttttctatttcaACATGCCCAAACACCATCATGCTAGATTCCTGAATGTTTTTGcctattattttgttttttatagttaTACATCCTCGTTTGAGAGGACAGTTGGGTCTAAACAGATAACTACAGTGTTTGCTTTGTGCCCAGAGCATTATCGCCATACTGGTGAAGACTCTGTAAGCAGGCGGTAATGCCAAacccaatgtttttttttctaacttgTTCTCATCTAGTTTATCCACCCTGTGTAATTTAGTCAAAGTAATGTACATTCTGAGTCAgagacactacactacagtggtAGAGCCATAGGGCATAATTCTTGACTACTCTGATCATCTGCTCATAGCTTGAAAAAGCCTGAAGCATGGTGCTCAGAACCCACAGAACATCCTGTCACGGTTTGACACTTTCCTGTGGTTAGCTCTATCTGAACATTCAGATCAGTTCTATCTGAAAACTCAGACCAACTCTTAACAAGCCCACAATCATTTAAAGCACTGGCACAATACTTGTTTATAGCATACTTgaaagtcattttaaatttagAACTGATAGGATTATAACACGTATACATCTCAAGTTGGTGTCGTGAGTACAGTTGTTCAGTCTGACAATGTCTTAGTGGTGGAATTATACCATTTTAACTGAGAGATATATTGCTTCAATTTGAATGAGCAAATTATTTTTGCCAGAACTTACTTATCATTTCCATTCAAATGATTTGTATAGCccttttaacaatggaccttGTCTCAAAGCTGCTCATCAGAGGTATAGAAGCTTACACAGCTTTGATGTACATATCAGTAACAATAAACACTTTCAggtatttattttgcttaaCAAATAGATTTATTCTTTGAAGTTtatgttaatataaaaatgttctcGTTAAATACCACATAAACTGACTTATGGtatcttgtttttgttgtctttttgaTGACTCATTGGAGATCTGACTCTCATGAGCACATTGTGTTGACTCAGCTGGGAGGAGACAGGTGCTTTGTTTACAGGTGCTACACATAACCATGGAGAGCGTACAAGTGAAATCTTTCCACCAGGGGCAGTGGTTTGTAGTGCAGTTTACAGGTTGGATTTGTTGCCATGTACATGTTTGTTTACACAGGGTTGGCAGTTTCTGGCATTGTGTGTAGGACTCTTCCTGCCACAGCAGCCCATTCTTTGGCTTCTCCAAGTCCATCTCAAAAAGCATGCTGACCCCAGGTGTGTACACACATATCCAAAGACTTCAGTTATATGCAGATTGAAGCCAAAATCTTAATTCTTACCTGTACAACTGTAGGACAGAGTTGGGAAAGTATGCCATCTACTGCCAGCGTTCCATGGAGAGAACCCAGCAGAAGGGTGAGCGCCAGGCCAGGCCTTCACGAATGGAGATACTGTCCATCTTACTGAGGAACCCCTACCACCACTCGCTGCCATTCAGTGTGCCTGTGCACTTTTTCAACAACACGTATCAGGTCTACAAGAAAGggaatataataatacatggTGAAAAATACCAGATTTTAACCATGTCTAATTGTATTAAATGTCCTTGACTGATTGGTAGGTTGTTGGATTCGATGCCTCCACCACGGTGGAGGAGTTTCAGAACCGTTTAAACCAGGACATGGGAATGAGGAAGACAGGCCAGTCCGGTTTTAGTCTCTACTCAGATGACCCCACTGGACAAAACCTAGAACACTATCTAGAGGGCAGTCTGATGGTCAGAAGGTCTTATCAATTCACTTATAGGCCTCATTCAAACTTGGTATTAATATCCATACTACTGTAGGTGAACAAGATGGAATTTTATCTCGCAAATGTGTCTCTAGTGAGGGTTATGATTGAATTCCATGATAAATGCAGTTGCATTGTTCAGAGAGGCACGTAGTACATCTTATTTAGTTTCACTTACTACTCTGAAGTAGTTCATTGAGATGTTGTCTGCTTGTGATCATATCCAAAATGGATGTTAATACCTAGTTTTTACAGGTCCACATAAAATGGCTCGAAACACATAGAACGGGACAATTTAATATTATAGACAGAATATGTAGTGGAACGATCCTTTGTTTTCTTAGTTTTGTGTCCTCCTCTACAGATTTGTGACATTATCGCTAAATGGGAGCAGGCCTGTAAAGAGTTACACACAGGCAAATCCGAGAACAGCAGGACTGTGAAACTCACCTACAAAAACAGGTAGGTGAAACCCACAGCTCAAAGAGATATCAGTAGAACATGACAACATCCTGCATGACTCTCCGAACCACTCTCCACCCCTTTCGctgtctgtcattctctcacacgcccattttcattttctttccaggTTGTACTTCTCTCAGCAGCAGAgaggagagactgagagagagcgcCTGCTCTTGGCCTATCAGACTAATGAGGAGATTGCAGCAGGTCATTTCCCTGTAAACAAAGAGCTTGCCCTAGAGATGTCTGCTCTGCTGGCTCAGGTGTGTTACAGATAAAGCAAATGCATGGATAAGTGTtgtatatgtgaaaacatacatGGACCTTAGTCTTGTCCAAGGAGAAATTTTGGGTGAATTGTAGCACAAAACATTGacattacatacataaaaataaaaatacttacaTACTTTGTCAAAAGTCATATATTCACGTATATACACATTGCAACATGGAAGGTGACAGATACCTCCAGCAGTGATTTGTCAAGTCTGTAGCTGAAGGTACTTTTGGATATTGCTCCACATAGAAGTGGATATGAAGAGGATATTTACTATATTCTACAGTTAACAGACGTTATCCAACAACATGtatgtttgtcttttatttccCTGTCAGGTG harbors:
- the plekhh2 gene encoding pleckstrin homology domain-containing family H member 2, with protein sequence MSESDEASAGEWKEKYIALEALLLKFRGQMSVIRDLTTEKMQQLETQVLEAERNAYEANQQVQWMEVRLKATNVESGDSELKLFRRCQDLQAALQEKEELITSLEHQLEEQKQSRNQDAKIVEEKAAKIKEWVMRKLNEFEVENTSLKETNQQQESQILELKRQIQVLEQAVGHRGSDHTKPGQAQRLSSLTFGCFHVQGKSPQVRTGPMPVQRSTSDCGNKQDTETEAVCPSSGMEPEQKKECDTAEDILAHSAEDETEPRESNFTCLEDTDIQQPISKIFSSHLAGSDNSAEHKANEDMVDIEDGSSDELNKRFRMQRLNSSSSSSEANTPSPVLTPKRPTPSQDAHDTPASPKQPRLRSPNAFNVALAKKHLSQPSVVSETVHGRTRNAISMLRPLKPQEQEMETSESTIPIEEPSKALAEEPKSPDAAAPLPGNKPPTPPLHRFPSWESRIYAVAKSGIRLSETSRTDVANKDSSHPSSYPAFILYTSLIYKNMNTPVYTTVKGRVALLSNTQFSEDSSTSEEEEGSEECQSNSGEEEIGLRASSSNCAKSQESSLRRAVSLSSMASESDYAIPPDAYSTDTEYSEPENKLQKTCSSSSDSGKSEPMEKSGYLLKMVKTWKKTWKRHWFVLKDGELMYFKSPSDVIRKPQGQIELTASSTISRGDGKQILQVVTGKHVYNLKADSPNLLEEWLMVLQCVHKIKAASPLFTQPSVRPAMKGHLTKMKHDYSKRVWCALIGKTLYYFRCQEDKFPLGQIRLAGAHVEELNSDEDSKSGQFSQSTISIQIVNQSPTYLHIDSPHEKAAWLYHLSVAAGINVGQVGTEFEQLVGRLHSVDGESGSQVWRHPMLCFSKEALSTSLTTLPSQALQTEAIKLFKTCQLFINVVIDTPAIDYHVTLAQCALQMCLTHSELQNEIYCQLIKQTRRRQPHGQPGPLQGWQFLALCVGLFLPQQPILWLLQVHLKKHADPRTELGKYAIYCQRSMERTQQKGERQARPSRMEILSILLRNPYHHSLPFSVPVHFFNNTYQVVGFDASTTVEEFQNRLNQDMGMRKTGQSGFSLYSDDPTGQNLEHYLEGSLMICDIIAKWEQACKELHTGKSENSRTVKLTYKNRLYFSQQQRGETERERLLLAYQTNEEIAAGHFPVNKELALEMSALLAQVEFGDFERPFPIASGQAKSTQTLKQVLERFYPKHYRRNCSEEQLRQLSDRISARWVSLKGRCNSECVRIYLTVARKWPFFGAKLFEAEPRSPSSLLSTHVWIAVHEDGLSVLDFTSMKLLVSFSHKNIVTFGGCHQDFMLVVTQSSGSNTAREKPTEKYLFTMSTFKIRELTLLMASYINSSHQQKSAAHHLSAPALLLAQCQSGEHHRSKSPPAGSGRPSKAPTLL